The Hyphomicrobiales bacterium genome has a window encoding:
- a CDS encoding Acetolactate synthase, whose product MKKGSDLLVEALENEGVDRVFGVPGEENLDVVESLRKSKIELVLTRHEQAAAFMAATHGRLTGRPGVCIATLGPGALNFSTGAAYAHLGAMPMILLTGQKAIMTAKQARFQIVDVVASMRPLTKMTRQIVSPGSISSVVRDAFRVAMEERPGPVHLELPEDIAAEEIEDIPLIPVHPLDRPVAPAAPLDRAADMILAAKRPLLMIGAAGNRPRLVEPLSAAVRRIGLPFFNTQMGKGAVTGGSNLYLGTAALSEGDYVHEAVAAADLIVAVGHDTIEKPPFLMRNAGGPKVIHLGFQSANVEQVYHPDAEVIGDIGATMTGLADRLEGKLPEQKQTLELRQKILAKINARAEEDRFPVTPQRLVHDVRAVMPEDGMVCLDNGMYKIWFARNYRTHVANTLLLDNALATMGAGLPSAMMAAMLHPERRVMAVCGDGGFMMNSQEMETAVRLGLNLVVLVLNDGAYGMIRWKQAVDQFPDYGMTFGNPDFVAYARAYGAKGSRVTSAEALVPTLEAAFKGGGVHLVDCPIDYSENTRVLVEELRNKVPDVDLA is encoded by the coding sequence ATGAAGAAGGGTTCCGATCTTCTGGTCGAAGCGCTCGAGAACGAAGGCGTCGACCGCGTCTTCGGCGTTCCCGGCGAGGAAAATCTCGACGTCGTCGAGTCCCTGCGCAAATCGAAGATCGAACTGGTGCTGACGCGGCACGAGCAAGCCGCCGCCTTTATGGCCGCGACGCATGGCCGCCTCACCGGCCGCCCCGGCGTCTGCATCGCGACGCTCGGACCCGGCGCGCTCAATTTCTCGACCGGCGCGGCCTACGCCCATCTCGGCGCGATGCCGATGATCCTGCTCACCGGGCAGAAGGCGATCATGACCGCCAAGCAGGCGCGCTTCCAGATCGTCGACGTCGTCGCCTCGATGCGTCCGCTGACCAAGATGACGCGCCAGATCGTCAGCCCCGGCAGCATATCCTCCGTGGTGCGCGACGCCTTCCGCGTCGCGATGGAGGAGCGGCCCGGCCCGGTTCATCTCGAACTGCCCGAGGATATCGCGGCCGAGGAGATCGAGGACATTCCGCTGATCCCGGTGCATCCGCTCGACCGGCCGGTCGCGCCTGCGGCGCCGCTCGACCGGGCTGCCGACATGATCCTCGCCGCGAAGCGCCCGCTGCTGATGATCGGCGCCGCCGGCAACCGGCCGCGGCTGGTCGAGCCGCTCTCGGCCGCGGTCCGCCGCATCGGCCTGCCCTTCTTCAACACGCAGATGGGCAAGGGCGCCGTCACCGGCGGCTCCAACCTCTATCTCGGCACCGCCGCGCTCTCCGAGGGCGACTATGTCCATGAGGCGGTGGCAGCGGCCGACCTGATCGTCGCGGTCGGCCACGATACGATCGAGAAGCCGCCCTTCCTGATGCGCAATGCCGGCGGGCCGAAGGTGATCCATCTCGGCTTCCAGTCGGCCAATGTCGAGCAGGTCTATCACCCGGATGCCGAGGTGATCGGCGATATCGGCGCAACGATGACGGGGCTCGCCGACCGGCTGGAAGGCAAGTTGCCCGAACAGAAGCAGACGCTGGAACTGCGCCAGAAGATCCTGGCCAAGATCAATGCCCGCGCCGAGGAGGACCGCTTCCCGGTGACGCCGCAGCGGCTCGTCCATGACGTGCGCGCGGTGATGCCGGAGGACGGCATGGTCTGCCTCGACAACGGCATGTACAAGATCTGGTTCGCGCGGAACTACCGCACCCATGTCGCCAACACGCTGCTGCTCGACAATGCGCTGGCGACCATGGGGGCCGGCCTGCCCTCGGCGATGATGGCGGCGATGCTGCACCCCGAACGGCGCGTCATGGCCGTCTGCGGCGATGGCGGCTTCATGATGAACTCGCAGGAGATGGAGACGGCGGTCCGGCTCGGCCTCAACCTCGTCGTGCTCGTCCTCAATGACGGCGCTTATGGCATGATCCGCTGGAAGCAGGCCGTCGACCAGTTCCCGGATTACGGCATGACCTTCGGCAATCCCGATTTCGTCGCCTATGCCAGGGCCTATGGCGCCAAGGGCTCGCGCGTGACCTCGGCCGAGGCGCTGGTGCCGACGCTGGAAGCCGCCTTCAAGGGCGGCGGCGTCCACCTCGTCGATTGCCCGATCGATTATTCCGAGAACACCCGCGTTCTCGTCGAGGAACTCAGGAACAAGGTGCCGGACGTCGATCTGGCTTAA
- a CDS encoding C4-dicarboxylate ABC transporter, producing MHAHRLPRVAGLLLALTIIAFFGLHTGDAFAAGGGIGDFLRVNMAPVMFAALVVFLLLGYPVAFALAANGLLFALIGIELGLFQENFLQALPERIYGTMNNDVLLAIPFFTFMGLILERSGMAEDLLDTIGQLFGPVRGGLAYAVIFVGALLAATTGVVAASVISMGLISLPIMLRYGYDRRLASGVIAASGTLAQIIPPSLVLIVLADQLGRSVGDMYEGAFIPGLVLASLYAGYVFLVTIVYPKRAPGLPPEAQTLRDTDGKTRRFSLLVVAVLSWAVSYAYMKLFTKVTAGSDFVVLTMSLMVGVSFVIALVNKFLKLNLLSRMTEQVIFVMVPPLALIFLVLGTIFIGVATPTEGGAMGAAGAILLAWSKRRMNFELLRQATEATAKLSAFVLFILVGARVFSLTFYGVNGHLWVEHLLVGLPGGATGFLIVVNVMVFLLAFFLDFFELAFIIVPLLGPAAEKLGIDLIWFGVILGVNMQTSFMHPPFGFALFFLRSVAPKNAYKDKITGKMMEPVTTGQIYWGAVPFVVIQCIMVTLVVLFPSMVMHYKASAVQLDQKAIDKQFDSIQIPGLGGSGLPGGFDLNAPPVIGTPPKP from the coding sequence ATGCACGCTCATCGCCTTCCGCGTGTCGCCGGCCTGCTGCTGGCGCTCACCATCATCGCCTTCTTCGGCCTCCATACCGGCGACGCCTTCGCGGCGGGCGGCGGCATCGGCGACTTCCTGCGCGTCAACATGGCGCCGGTGATGTTTGCCGCCCTCGTCGTCTTCCTGCTGCTCGGCTATCCCGTCGCCTTCGCGCTCGCCGCCAACGGCCTGCTCTTCGCGCTGATCGGCATCGAGCTCGGCCTGTTCCAGGAGAACTTCCTGCAGGCCCTGCCGGAACGCATCTACGGCACGATGAACAACGACGTGCTGCTGGCGATCCCGTTCTTCACCTTCATGGGCCTGATCCTCGAACGCTCCGGCATGGCCGAGGACCTGCTCGACACGATCGGCCAGCTCTTCGGCCCCGTCCGCGGCGGCCTCGCTTATGCGGTGATCTTCGTCGGTGCGCTGCTCGCCGCGACCACCGGCGTCGTCGCGGCCTCCGTGATCTCGATGGGTCTGATCTCGCTGCCGATCATGCTGCGCTACGGCTATGACCGGCGCCTTGCCTCCGGCGTCATCGCGGCCTCCGGCACGCTGGCGCAGATCATCCCGCCCTCGCTCGTCCTGATCGTGCTGGCCGACCAGCTCGGCCGCTCCGTCGGTGACATGTATGAGGGCGCCTTCATTCCCGGCCTCGTGCTGGCGAGCCTCTATGCGGGCTACGTCTTCCTCGTCACCATCGTCTACCCGAAGCGCGCGCCGGGGCTGCCGCCGGAGGCGCAGACGCTGCGCGATACCGATGGCAAGACGCGGCGCTTCTCTCTGCTCGTCGTCGCTGTGCTCTCGTGGGCGGTGTCCTACGCCTATATGAAGCTGTTCACCAAGGTGACGGCGGGCTCGGACTTCGTCGTGCTGACGATGTCGCTCATGGTCGGCGTGTCCTTCGTCATCGCGCTGGTCAACAAATTCCTGAAGCTCAATCTGCTCTCGCGCATGACCGAGCAGGTCATCTTCGTGATGGTGCCGCCGCTGGCGCTGATCTTCCTGGTGCTCGGCACGATCTTCATCGGCGTCGCCACGCCGACCGAGGGTGGCGCGATGGGCGCGGCTGGCGCGATCCTGCTTGCCTGGAGCAAGAGGCGGATGAATTTCGAGCTGCTCCGGCAGGCGACGGAAGCGACCGCCAAGCTCTCGGCCTTCGTGCTGTTCATCCTGGTCGGCGCGCGCGTCTTCTCGCTGACCTTCTACGGCGTCAACGGCCATCTCTGGGTCGAGCACCTGCTGGTCGGCCTGCCCGGCGGCGCCACGGGCTTCCTGATCGTCGTCAACGTGATGGTCTTCCTGCTCGCCTTCTTCCTCGACTTCTTCGAGCTGGCCTTCATCATCGTGCCGCTGCTCGGACCCGCCGCGGAGAAGCTCGGCATCGACCTGATCTGGTTCGGCGTCATCCTTGGCGTGAACATGCAGACCTCGTTCATGCATCCGCCCTTCGGCTTCGCGCTGTTCTTCCTGCGCTCCGTCGCGCCGAAGAATGCCTACAAGGACAAGATCACCGGCAAGATGATGGAGCCCGTCACCACCGGCCAGATCTACTGGGGCGCCGTGCCCTTCGTGGTGATCCAGTGCATCATGGTGACGCTCGTCGTGCTCTTCCCGAGCATGGTGATGCACTACAAGGCCTCCGCCGTGCAGCTCGACCAGAAAGCGATCGACAAGCAGTTCGACTCGATCCAGATCCCGGGCCTGGGTGGGTCTGGCTTGCCGGGCGGCTTCGACCTCAATGCGCCGCCGGTCATCGGCACGCCGCCCAAGCCGTAA
- a CDS encoding Class II glutamine amidotransferase, which produces MCRFLAYSGVPVFLEDFVASPCHSLIHQSLHAEEAKTGTNGDGFGVGWYGERPEPGQYREVRPAWSDENLLSIARQVRSHLFFAHVRAATGTATTRANCHPFVHDRYLFMHNGQIGGYGLIRRRLEALIPDALYGVRAGTTDSEALFLLALAHMAEGMAPGDALGAALSDALSLMEQAGVREPLRCAAALADGETIHAIRWSSDTKPPSLYVCARPDSVVVASEPVDSARECWQALPCNTLVTVQGGAVTFSPFEIALKQAA; this is translated from the coding sequence ATGTGCCGCTTCCTCGCCTATTCCGGCGTCCCCGTCTTCCTCGAGGACTTCGTCGCCTCGCCCTGCCATTCGCTGATCCACCAGTCGCTCCATGCCGAGGAGGCCAAGACCGGCACCAATGGCGACGGCTTCGGCGTCGGCTGGTATGGCGAGCGGCCGGAACCCGGCCAGTATCGCGAGGTCCGGCCGGCCTGGTCCGACGAGAACCTGCTCTCGATCGCGCGTCAGGTGCGCTCGCATCTGTTCTTCGCGCATGTCCGGGCCGCGACCGGCACCGCGACCACGCGGGCGAACTGCCACCCCTTCGTCCATGACCGCTATCTCTTCATGCATAACGGCCAGATCGGCGGCTATGGCCTGATCCGCAGGCGGCTCGAAGCGCTGATCCCGGACGCGCTCTACGGCGTCCGGGCCGGCACGACCGATTCGGAGGCGCTTTTCCTGCTGGCGCTGGCCCATATGGCGGAGGGCATGGCGCCAGGCGACGCGCTCGGCGCCGCACTCTCCGACGCGCTTTCCTTGATGGAGCAGGCGGGTGTCCGCGAACCGCTGCGCTGCGCCGCCGCGCTTGCCGATGGCGAGACCATCCATGCGATCCGCTGGTCCTCGGACACGAAGCCGCCGAGCCTCTATGTCTGCGCGCGGCCGGACAGCGTCGTCGTCGCATCCGAGCCCGTCGATTCCGCCCGCGAGTGCTGGCAGGCCCTGCCTTGCAACACTCTGGTCACGGTGCAGGGCGGCGCGGTAACGTTCTCCCCCTTCGAGATCGCGCTGAAACAGGCCGCCTGA
- a CDS encoding High-affinity iron transporter yields MIVPFLIMLREGIEAALIVGIVASYLVRTGRREWLPALWVGVGLACAASLAAGAALDIIVGELPQRGQELFEAVIGLVAAAMLTSMVFWMRKAARSIKGELQAGVDAALTGEHQGLALVGLAFLAVVREGLESVFFLLAIFQQNGGWGPALGAGLGLLLAAGAGYAIYALGVKLNLRAFFRWTGILILFVAAGLVANAVRSLHEAGLWNHLQQNVYDLGTTLPADSAPGAILSGFFGYQERAALGEVIAYFAFLIPTLFLFLKGGRQEQAATAGPRPETRRSPRLKLAGAGTALLVFIGIGAFIYAAGPGSRKSALAGATDIAIAITDRSCEPATLTIPAGKASFLVTNRGERVLEWEILDGVMVLEERENIAPGQSRRLTTQLHPGEYAITCGLLSAPRGRLIVQASATQPRPALTLMDMVGPAAEYRAFLSERMTALGTAIDALEQARGAGDAQAADKARHDATVLLPALRPAIAGDAELEALFGKMQVALTDDAPAAGTEIKLAAETFRAALAQRTVLPDGMLSGAIALLSSPDGEPVSPEDIAAASGIARLLLPLTARVDPDLAARTRAVLVTLPNDAKPGGALRVLAEDLSAMRKALALPEVERRS; encoded by the coding sequence GTGATCGTACCGTTTCTCATCATGCTTCGCGAAGGCATCGAGGCCGCGCTGATCGTCGGCATCGTCGCGAGCTATCTGGTCAGGACCGGACGGCGCGAATGGCTTCCGGCGCTCTGGGTCGGCGTCGGGCTCGCCTGCGCGGCGAGCCTTGCGGCCGGCGCGGCGCTCGACATCATCGTCGGGGAACTGCCGCAACGCGGGCAGGAACTGTTCGAGGCCGTCATCGGCCTCGTTGCCGCGGCGATGCTGACTTCGATGGTGTTCTGGATGCGCAAGGCGGCACGCTCGATCAAGGGCGAGTTGCAGGCCGGTGTTGATGCGGCGCTGACGGGCGAGCATCAGGGGCTGGCGCTGGTCGGCCTCGCCTTCCTCGCCGTGGTGCGCGAGGGGCTGGAATCGGTCTTCTTCCTGCTCGCCATCTTCCAGCAGAACGGCGGCTGGGGTCCGGCGCTCGGCGCCGGGCTCGGCCTCCTGCTCGCTGCGGGCGCCGGCTACGCCATCTATGCGCTCGGCGTGAAGCTCAATCTGCGCGCCTTCTTCCGCTGGACCGGCATCCTCATCCTGTTCGTCGCGGCCGGGCTCGTCGCCAATGCCGTGCGCTCGCTGCACGAAGCCGGGCTGTGGAACCATCTGCAGCAGAATGTCTACGATCTCGGCACGACATTGCCGGCCGACAGCGCGCCCGGCGCCATTCTTTCCGGCTTTTTCGGCTATCAGGAGCGGGCGGCGCTCGGCGAAGTCATCGCCTATTTCGCGTTCCTGATCCCCACCCTCTTCCTGTTCCTTAAGGGCGGGCGTCAGGAGCAGGCGGCAACGGCAGGACCTCGCCCCGAAACCCGGCGCTCGCCGCGCCTGAAACTGGCCGGCGCGGGCACGGCGCTACTGGTTTTCATCGGCATCGGCGCCTTCATCTATGCGGCGGGCCCGGGCAGCCGGAAATCCGCGCTGGCCGGCGCGACCGACATCGCCATCGCGATCACCGACCGGAGCTGCGAGCCCGCGACGCTGACCATTCCCGCCGGCAAGGCGAGCTTCCTCGTGACCAATCGCGGCGAACGCGTCCTCGAATGGGAAATCCTCGACGGCGTGATGGTGCTGGAGGAACGCGAAAACATCGCGCCCGGCCAATCGCGGCGGCTGACCACGCAGCTTCACCCCGGCGAATACGCGATCACCTGCGGCCTGCTCAGCGCCCCACGCGGCCGGCTGATCGTGCAGGCATCGGCGACGCAACCGCGCCCTGCCCTGACGCTCATGGACATGGTCGGCCCCGCTGCCGAATACCGCGCCTTCCTCAGCGAGCGCATGACGGCCCTCGGAACGGCCATCGATGCTCTGGAGCAGGCACGGGGAGCGGGCGATGCGCAGGCCGCGGACAAGGCACGCCACGACGCGACCGTGCTGCTGCCCGCCTTGCGCCCGGCAATAGCGGGCGACGCCGAGCTCGAAGCCCTTTTCGGCAAGATGCAGGTCGCCCTCACCGACGATGCGCCGGCAGCCGGCACCGAGATCAAGCTCGCGGCCGAAACCTTCCGCGCCGCGCTCGCCCAGCGCACCGTCCTGCCGGACGGGATGCTGTCCGGCGCCATCGCCCTGCTGTCCTCCCCGGACGGCGAGCCCGTCTCCCCCGAGGACATTGCCGCCGCGAGCGGCATCGCCCGGCTGCTCCTGCCCTTGACTGCGCGGGTCGACCCCGATCTGGCGGCGCGGACCAGAGCCGTCCTCGTGACGCTGCCCAACGATGCCAAGCCGGGCGGAGCGCTCCGCGTGCTGGCCGAAGACCTCTCGGCCATGCGCAAGGCGCTCGCTTTGCCCGAAGTGGAGCGCAGATCATGA
- a CDS encoding TRAP transporter small permease subunit, producing the protein MQGLLAISRVIDAVNGFIGKKVAWLILAAVIVATVNAIVRKVFNVSSNAWLELQWMLFGAVFLMCASWTMQVKEHIRIDIVNSMLPKRVRQWIELLGHIFFLMPFCLLIVYHSWPFFLRSYAINEQSLSAGGLPQWPAKGLVVVGFVMLSFQGVSEIIKQIAIMRGDLDDDEAALGHAAAAEAEAQRLLDQAKEQGLAS; encoded by the coding sequence GTGCAGGGCCTCCTCGCCATCAGCCGGGTCATCGACGCGGTCAACGGCTTCATCGGCAAGAAAGTCGCCTGGCTGATCCTTGCTGCCGTCATCGTCGCGACGGTCAATGCGATCGTCCGCAAGGTCTTCAACGTCTCGTCGAACGCCTGGCTCGAACTGCAATGGATGCTGTTCGGCGCGGTCTTCCTGATGTGCGCGTCTTGGACGATGCAGGTGAAGGAGCATATCCGCATCGACATCGTGAACAGCATGCTGCCGAAGCGCGTCCGCCAATGGATCGAGCTGCTCGGGCACATCTTCTTCCTGATGCCGTTCTGCCTGCTGATCGTCTACCATTCCTGGCCGTTCTTCCTGCGCTCCTACGCCATCAACGAGCAGTCGCTCTCGGCCGGTGGCCTGCCGCAATGGCCTGCCAAGGGCCTCGTGGTGGTCGGCTTCGTGATGCTGAGCTTCCAGGGCGTCTCCGAGATCATCAAGCAGATCGCGATCATGCGCGGCGATCTCGATGACGACGAGGCTGCGCTCGGCCACGCCGCCGCAGCCGAGGCGGAAGCCCAGCGCCTGCTCGACCAAGCCAAGGAACAGGGTCTCGCTTCGTGA
- a CDS encoding Acyl-CoA reductase-like NAD-dependent aldehyde dehydrogenase translates to MLQVVQAYDRAPITEIETDDEAALERKLQAAQAVFKDRDNWLKPHQRIAILRKLAGLLEARRDHFAMQVAREGGKPLPDAIVEANRAVDGVYNAAEELRNFAGREIPMGLSAAAADRWAFTTKEPIGIVAAISAFNHPLNLIVHQVAPAIAVGCPVIVKPAGTTPLSCLDFVKLVHEAGLPEAWCQSFVPTETALAEKLATDPRIAFLSFIGSAKVGWYLHSKLAHGARSALEHGGVAPAIVDRSADLDGIIEPIVKGGYYHAGQVCVSTQRIYVHDAIINDFTERLVARVKKLRTGDPTLADTEVGPLIIPKEADRVASWIDEAVKGGARLATGGRRLSETTLEPTVLIDPDPEARISSEEVFGPVVAIYRYSKLDDAIARANSLPVAFQASIFAQDIDVAMRAANRLDASAVMVNDPTTFRTDWMPFAGRRVSGYGTGGIPYSMRDMTQEKMILLKRR, encoded by the coding sequence ATGCTCCAGGTTGTTCAGGCCTATGACCGCGCGCCGATCACCGAGATCGAGACCGACGACGAAGCCGCGCTCGAACGCAAGCTGCAGGCGGCGCAGGCCGTATTCAAGGATCGCGACAACTGGCTGAAGCCGCATCAGCGCATCGCGATCCTGCGCAAGCTCGCCGGCCTGCTCGAAGCGAGGCGCGACCATTTCGCCATGCAGGTCGCGCGCGAGGGCGGCAAGCCGCTGCCGGACGCCATCGTCGAGGCCAACCGGGCGGTCGACGGCGTCTATAACGCAGCCGAGGAGCTCAGGAACTTCGCCGGGCGCGAGATCCCGATGGGGCTTTCGGCGGCGGCGGCCGATCGCTGGGCCTTCACCACCAAGGAGCCGATCGGCATCGTCGCGGCGATCTCGGCCTTCAACCACCCGCTCAACCTGATCGTACACCAGGTCGCGCCGGCGATCGCTGTGGGCTGCCCCGTCATCGTCAAGCCGGCCGGCACGACGCCACTCTCCTGCCTCGACTTCGTCAAGCTGGTGCATGAGGCAGGGCTGCCGGAGGCCTGGTGCCAGAGCTTCGTGCCGACCGAGACCGCGCTGGCCGAGAAACTCGCCACCGATCCGCGGATCGCCTTCCTGAGCTTCATCGGCTCGGCCAAGGTCGGCTGGTACCTGCATTCCAAGCTCGCCCATGGCGCCCGCTCGGCGCTGGAACATGGCGGCGTCGCACCGGCTATCGTCGACAGGAGCGCCGATCTCGACGGGATCATCGAGCCGATCGTGAAGGGCGGCTACTACCATGCGGGCCAAGTCTGCGTGTCGACGCAGCGCATCTATGTCCATGACGCGATCATCAACGACTTCACCGAGCGGCTGGTCGCCCGGGTGAAGAAGCTGCGCACCGGCGATCCCACGCTGGCGGACACCGAGGTCGGCCCGCTGATCATCCCGAAGGAGGCCGACCGCGTCGCATCCTGGATCGACGAGGCGGTGAAGGGTGGCGCAAGGCTCGCCACCGGCGGCAGGCGCCTGTCGGAAACGACGCTGGAACCGACCGTGCTGATCGACCCCGATCCGGAAGCCCGTATTTCCAGCGAGGAGGTGTTCGGCCCGGTCGTCGCGATCTATCGCTACAGCAAGCTCGACGACGCGATCGCGCGGGCGAATTCGCTGCCCGTCGCCTTCCAGGCCAGCATCTTCGCGCAGGATATCGACGTGGCGATGCGGGCGGCGAACCGGCTCGATGCCTCGGCGGTGATGGTCAACGATCCTACCACCTTCCGCACCGATTGGATGCCCTTCGCCGGCCGGCGCGTCTCGGGCTATGGCACCGGCGGCATTCCCTACAGCATGCGCGACATGACGCAGGAGAAGATGATCCTGCTGAAGCGGCGCTGA
- the efeB gene encoding heme-containing peroxidase/deferrochelatase codes for MTQVGKTFTPSRRAFLTSGAAILGSASLAQAATEPAQNPAAAPESDTTAQRQPFHGIHQPGIVTPRPATGLVAAFDVTATSLDELDRLLRLLSERIAFLMQGGPAPTADPGFPPPDSGILGPVIAPDNLTVTVALGASLFDERFGLAPLKPKHLQRMKRFRNDALDGAICHGDLLLQFCANTADTNIHALRDILKNAPDLLLLRWKQEGTVPVLKPRQGEPAESARNLLGFRDGTANPDAADTALMDHLVWVQPGSGEPEWAANGSYQVVRIIRNFVERWDRTPLGEQEAIMGREKASGAPFGGKREYDEPVYADDPEGKRTKLDAHIRLANPRRPETEGSRMLRRPFNYSNGVTRAGQLDMGLLFICFQQDLERSFIAVQQRLDGEPLEEYIKPVGGGYFFALPGVPDAGSHLGAGLIKAARRIVPAAASTSPRKTGD; via the coding sequence ATGACTCAGGTTGGTAAGACCTTCACACCCTCGCGCCGGGCGTTCCTCACCAGCGGCGCGGCAATTCTCGGCAGTGCCTCGCTGGCACAGGCGGCGACCGAGCCGGCGCAGAACCCCGCGGCGGCGCCCGAGAGCGACACGACCGCCCAGCGCCAGCCCTTTCACGGCATCCACCAGCCCGGCATCGTCACGCCGCGCCCGGCCACCGGCCTCGTCGCCGCTTTCGACGTCACCGCAACCTCGCTCGACGAACTCGACCGGCTGTTACGGCTGCTGAGCGAGCGCATCGCCTTCCTGATGCAAGGCGGCCCGGCCCCCACCGCCGATCCGGGCTTCCCGCCGCCGGACAGCGGCATCCTCGGCCCGGTCATCGCGCCGGACAATCTGACCGTCACCGTCGCGCTCGGCGCCTCGCTCTTCGACGAGCGCTTCGGCCTCGCCCCGCTCAAGCCGAAGCATCTGCAGCGGATGAAGCGCTTCCGCAACGACGCGCTCGACGGCGCGATCTGCCATGGCGACCTGCTGCTGCAGTTCTGCGCCAACACCGCCGACACCAATATCCACGCACTTCGCGACATACTGAAGAACGCGCCGGACCTGCTCCTGCTGCGCTGGAAGCAGGAGGGCACCGTGCCGGTGCTCAAGCCCAGGCAAGGCGAGCCGGCGGAGAGCGCCCGCAACCTGCTCGGCTTCCGCGACGGCACCGCCAACCCCGACGCTGCCGACACCGCGCTGATGGACCATCTCGTCTGGGTCCAGCCTGGCTCTGGCGAGCCGGAATGGGCCGCCAACGGCAGCTACCAGGTGGTCAGGATCATCCGGAACTTCGTCGAGCGCTGGGACCGCACGCCGCTCGGCGAGCAGGAGGCGATCATGGGCCGCGAGAAGGCCAGCGGCGCGCCCTTCGGCGGCAAGCGCGAATACGACGAGCCCGTCTATGCCGACGATCCCGAAGGCAAGCGCACGAAGCTCGACGCCCATATCCGGCTCGCCAATCCGCGCCGGCCGGAGACGGAAGGCAGCCGGATGCTGCGCCGGCCGTTCAACTATTCCAACGGCGTCACCCGCGCCGGGCAGCTCGACATGGGGCTGCTCTTCATCTGCTTCCAGCAGGATCTCGAGCGCAGCTTCATCGCCGTGCAGCAGCGGCTCGATGGCGAACCGCTGGAGGAATACATCAAGCCGGTCGGCGGCGGCTATTTCTTCGCCCTGCCCGGCGTGCCCGATGCCGGCAGCCATCTCGGCGCCGGCCTGATCAAGGCAGCGCGCAGGATCGTTCCCGCCGCAGCTTCGACTTCCCCCCGCAAGACAGGAGACTGA
- a CDS encoding Ferrous iron transport periplasmic protein EfeO: MSLRFAWLAGAGLFAVVTAAPAFAASPLDLVAPVSEYKLYVSQGVDQLVKDTKAFTDAVKAGDIAKSKALYAPTRVSYEKIEPVAELFSDLDGKIDSRADDHEKKEEDPEFTGFHRIEYGLFARNSTEGLGPFADRLMADVTELQGRIKDLTIPPDKMVGGAAVLIEEVAATKISGEEDRYSHTDLWDFQANVDGAKKIVDLLRPLVVKEDKALAAKIDANFATVDKTLAKYKLKDGGFETYDKLSEADRKALAAMITTLAEDLSKLRGVLGLG, from the coding sequence ATGAGCTTGCGCTTCGCATGGCTGGCCGGGGCCGGCCTGTTTGCCGTCGTCACGGCGGCACCGGCCTTCGCCGCCTCCCCACTCGACCTCGTGGCACCGGTTTCCGAATACAAGCTCTACGTCTCGCAGGGCGTCGACCAGCTGGTGAAGGACACCAAGGCCTTCACCGATGCGGTCAAGGCCGGCGACATCGCAAAGTCCAAGGCGCTCTATGCGCCGACCCGCGTCTCCTACGAGAAGATCGAGCCGGTCGCGGAACTGTTCAGCGACCTCGACGGCAAGATCGACTCGCGCGCCGACGACCATGAGAAGAAGGAGGAGGACCCGGAGTTCACCGGCTTCCACCGCATCGAATACGGTCTCTTCGCCAGGAACAGCACCGAGGGCCTTGGCCCCTTCGCCGACAGGCTGATGGCCGACGTCACCGAGCTGCAGGGCCGCATCAAGGATCTGACGATCCCGCCGGACAAGATGGTCGGCGGCGCGGCCGTCCTGATCGAGGAGGTCGCGGCGACCAAGATCTCCGGCGAGGAAGATCGCTACAGCCACACCGATCTCTGGGACTTCCAGGCCAATGTCGACGGCGCCAAGAAGATCGTCGACCTGCTGCGACCGCTGGTCGTCAAGGAGGACAAGGCGCTGGCGGCCAAGATCGATGCGAATTTCGCGACCGTCGACAAGACGCTGGCCAAGTACAAGCTGAAGGATGGCGGCTTCGAGACCTATGACAAGCTGAGCGAGGCCGACCGCAAGGCGCTCGCCGCGATGATCACCACGCTCGCGGAGGATCTTTCCAAGCTGCGCGGCGTGCTCGGCCTGGGCTGA